A stretch of Castanea sativa cultivar Marrone di Chiusa Pesio chromosome 2, ASM4071231v1 DNA encodes these proteins:
- the LOC142625570 gene encoding uncharacterized protein LOC142625570 isoform X2, with amino-acid sequence MDRYQRVEKPKAETAINENEIRITTQGRMRNYITYATTLLQEKGSNEIVLKAMGRAINKTVMIAELIKRRIAGLHQNTSIGSTDITDTWEPLEEGLLPLETTRHVSMITITFSKRELDTSSTGYQPPLPDDQVKPLNEYEDEGEGSPRMRGRGRGRGRGWGRGRGRGYYNGPGEYNNGDGWDGGRGFGGRGRGRARGRFYQGRGRGYGAQSGGYGQVGGYGQSGGYGQSGGYGQSGGYHDYGESEAPLAQGRGRGRGRGRGRGRGRNPRSDGPAQAAAGN; translated from the exons ATGGATAGGTACCAGAGAGTGGAGAAGCCAAAGGCAGAGACTGCAATAAACGAGAACGAGATTCGAATCACTACGCAAGGCCGAATGAGAAATTACATTACCTACGCCACCACTCTCCTCCAG GAGAAAGGATCCAATGAAATTGTCCTTAAAGCAATGGGCAGAGCAATTAATAAGACTGTGATGATTGCTGAACTAATTAAG AGAAGGATTGCTGGTCTACATCAAAATACTTCAATTGGATCAACTGATATAACTGACACGTGGGAACCACTAGAAGAAGGCCTTCTTCC TCTGGAGACCACTCGTCATGTTTCAATGATCACAATTACTTTTTCAAAGAGGGAGTTGGATACTTCATCCACTGG ATACCAGCCTCCTCTTCCGGATGATCAAGTGAAACCATTAAATGAATATGAAGATGAAGGAG AGGGCTCACCTAGGATGCGAGGCAGGGGACGTGGTCGTGGAAGGGGTTGGGGCAGGGGTAGGGGTAGAG GATATTATAATGGGCCTGGGGAGTATAATAATGGCGATGGATGGGATGGTGGACGTGGTTTCGGCGGCAGAGGTCGTGGCCGTGCAAGAGGCCGTTTTTACCAGGGTCGAGGACGAGGATATGGAGCCCAGTCAGGTGGATATGGCCAAGTGGGTGGATACGGCCAGTCAGGTGGATACGGCCAGTCAGGTGGATATGGGCAGTCAGGTGGATACCATGACTATGGTGAATCAGAGGCACCACTTGCCCAAGGACGTG GGCGTGGTCGTGGCAGGGGAAGGGGTCGTGGACGTGGTCGTAATCCTAGATCAGATGGGCCAGCACAAGCAGCAGCTGGAAATTGA
- the LOC142625570 gene encoding uncharacterized protein LOC142625570 isoform X1 has product MDRYQRVEKPKAETAINENEIRITTQGRMRNYITYATTLLQEKGSNEIVLKAMGRAINKTVMIAELIKRRIAGLHQNTSIGSTDITDTWEPLEEGLLPLETTRHVSMITITFSKRELDTSSTGYQPPLPDDQVKPLNEYEDEGEGSPRMRGRGRGRGRGWGRGRGRGRGYYNGPGEYNNGDGWDGGRGFGGRGRGRARGRFYQGRGRGYGAQSGGYGQVGGYGQSGGYGQSGGYGQSGGYHDYGESEAPLAQGRGRGRGRGRGRGRGRNPRSDGPAQAAAGN; this is encoded by the exons ATGGATAGGTACCAGAGAGTGGAGAAGCCAAAGGCAGAGACTGCAATAAACGAGAACGAGATTCGAATCACTACGCAAGGCCGAATGAGAAATTACATTACCTACGCCACCACTCTCCTCCAG GAGAAAGGATCCAATGAAATTGTCCTTAAAGCAATGGGCAGAGCAATTAATAAGACTGTGATGATTGCTGAACTAATTAAG AGAAGGATTGCTGGTCTACATCAAAATACTTCAATTGGATCAACTGATATAACTGACACGTGGGAACCACTAGAAGAAGGCCTTCTTCC TCTGGAGACCACTCGTCATGTTTCAATGATCACAATTACTTTTTCAAAGAGGGAGTTGGATACTTCATCCACTGG ATACCAGCCTCCTCTTCCGGATGATCAAGTGAAACCATTAAATGAATATGAAGATGAAGGAG AGGGCTCACCTAGGATGCGAGGCAGGGGACGTGGTCGTGGAAGGGGTTGGGGCAGGGGTAGGGGTAGAGGTAGAG GATATTATAATGGGCCTGGGGAGTATAATAATGGCGATGGATGGGATGGTGGACGTGGTTTCGGCGGCAGAGGTCGTGGCCGTGCAAGAGGCCGTTTTTACCAGGGTCGAGGACGAGGATATGGAGCCCAGTCAGGTGGATATGGCCAAGTGGGTGGATACGGCCAGTCAGGTGGATACGGCCAGTCAGGTGGATATGGGCAGTCAGGTGGATACCATGACTATGGTGAATCAGAGGCACCACTTGCCCAAGGACGTG GGCGTGGTCGTGGCAGGGGAAGGGGTCGTGGACGTGGTCGTAATCCTAGATCAGATGGGCCAGCACAAGCAGCAGCTGGAAATTGA
- the LOC142625570 gene encoding uncharacterized protein LOC142625570 isoform X3, giving the protein MDRYQRVEKPKAETAINENEIRITTQGRMRNYITYATTLLQEKGSNEIVLKAMGRAINKTVMIAELIKRRIAGLHQNTSIGSTDITDTWEPLEEGLLPLETTRHVSMITITFSKRELDTSSTGYQPPLPDDQVKPLNEYEDEGGYYNGPGEYNNGDGWDGGRGFGGRGRGRARGRFYQGRGRGYGAQSGGYGQVGGYGQSGGYGQSGGYGQSGGYHDYGESEAPLAQGRGRGRGRGRGRGRGRNPRSDGPAQAAAGN; this is encoded by the exons ATGGATAGGTACCAGAGAGTGGAGAAGCCAAAGGCAGAGACTGCAATAAACGAGAACGAGATTCGAATCACTACGCAAGGCCGAATGAGAAATTACATTACCTACGCCACCACTCTCCTCCAG GAGAAAGGATCCAATGAAATTGTCCTTAAAGCAATGGGCAGAGCAATTAATAAGACTGTGATGATTGCTGAACTAATTAAG AGAAGGATTGCTGGTCTACATCAAAATACTTCAATTGGATCAACTGATATAACTGACACGTGGGAACCACTAGAAGAAGGCCTTCTTCC TCTGGAGACCACTCGTCATGTTTCAATGATCACAATTACTTTTTCAAAGAGGGAGTTGGATACTTCATCCACTGG ATACCAGCCTCCTCTTCCGGATGATCAAGTGAAACCATTAAATGAATATGAAGATGAAGGAG GATATTATAATGGGCCTGGGGAGTATAATAATGGCGATGGATGGGATGGTGGACGTGGTTTCGGCGGCAGAGGTCGTGGCCGTGCAAGAGGCCGTTTTTACCAGGGTCGAGGACGAGGATATGGAGCCCAGTCAGGTGGATATGGCCAAGTGGGTGGATACGGCCAGTCAGGTGGATACGGCCAGTCAGGTGGATATGGGCAGTCAGGTGGATACCATGACTATGGTGAATCAGAGGCACCACTTGCCCAAGGACGTG GGCGTGGTCGTGGCAGGGGAAGGGGTCGTGGACGTGGTCGTAATCCTAGATCAGATGGGCCAGCACAAGCAGCAGCTGGAAATTGA